The Coregonus clupeaformis isolate EN_2021a chromosome 6, ASM2061545v1, whole genome shotgun sequence genome has a segment encoding these proteins:
- the LOC121568408 gene encoding RNA-binding protein 7-like, giving the protein MGVADEADRTLFVGNLDPKVTEELLFELFLQAGPLFKVKIPKDNDGKQKAFGFVCFKHEVSVPYGMNLLNGATLFGRTLKVQFRAGSSHINSPGNSQNQSPVNTPNPHGAGGRYDKSPDQGSIQRSFSSPDNLQRQAMMNNMWQLQGVNGGFPAGGIGLLGQPPPQHPQSGGGSWQQDSSSQRGNRQGYQQDNSSHYGRDQRYPGGSDDTGSNRQRRSQRDDQRGEHYHHDDRSGSSGGGRSRDDRWRDGSRDGRWRRY; this is encoded by the exons ATGGGAGTAGCGGATGAAGCAGACAGGACTCTCTTTGTTGGAAATTTGGATCCAAAAGTGACGGAAGAACTTTTATTCGAGCTATTTTTACAG GCAGGACCTCTGTTCAAAGTGAAAATCCCAAAAGACAATGATGGAAAACAGAAAGCGTTTGGATTTGTCTGTTTCAAGCATGAGGTGTCCGTACCCTATGGCATGAACCTGCTCAATGGGGCAACTCTATTCGGAAGAACTCTCAAAGTACAGTTCAGAGCAG GAAGCAGTCACATTAACAGCCCAGGGAACTCCCAGAATCAAAGCCCTGTGAATACTCCCAATCCACATGGGGCTGGGGGCAG GTATGACAAGAGCCCAGACCAGGGGTCCATCCAGaggtccttctcctctcctgatAATCTGCAGAGACAGGCCATG ATGAACAACATGTGGCAGCTCCAGGGGGTGAATGGAGGCTTCCCAGCCGGCGGTATCGGACTTCTGGGGCAGCCACCACCACAGCATCCACAGAGTGGTGGTGGGTCCTGGCAACAGGACAGCTCCTCACAGCGAGGCAACAGGCAGGGGTACCAGCAGGACAACAGCAGCCACTATGGCAGGGACCAGCGCTACCCAGGAGGCTCTGATGACACCGGCTCCAACCGCCAACGTCGCAGCCAGCGAGATGACCAGCGAGGTGAACACTATCACCATGACGACAGGAGCGGGAGCAGCGGAGGCGGCCGTAGCAGAGATGACCGGTGGAGGGACGGCTCCAGAGATGGCCGGTGGAGGCGATACTGA